In the genome of Bacillus sp. S3, one region contains:
- a CDS encoding DUF3905 domain-containing protein — protein sequence MKKSINNQSSEKLTINETMPHQINAPSFKDTGIKMQPPFVNEHGVTIGDSFYASENSPLENWSKDTDPSIMAGDEWVHPTNDIGWNTTENRELLESKRKPQASPFMHPTKDVGKGAD from the coding sequence ATGAAGAAATCAATAAATAATCAGTCCTCCGAAAAATTAACAATTAATGAAACAATGCCGCATCAAATAAATGCACCAAGCTTTAAAGATACCGGGATTAAAATGCAGCCACCCTTTGTTAACGAACACGGTGTGACTATTGGTGACAGCTTTTACGCCTCGGAAAATTCTCCATTAGAGAATTGGTCAAAGGATACAGACCCTTCGATTATGGCTGGAGACGAATGGGTTCACCCTACAAATGATATTGGCTGGAACACGACAGAAAACCGAGAGCTTCTGGAAAGTAAAAGGAAACCTCAGGCATCCCCCTTTATGCATCCCACCAAAGATGTGGGAAAGGGAGCAGATTAA
- a CDS encoding 2-oxoacid:acceptor oxidoreductase family protein yields the protein MSILPKKNELGFFEIRLESIGGLGANLAGKMLAEAGVLSLGLKGSNFSSYGSEKKGSPVKSFIRFCDPEVEIRDHSPIEQPHIVGVFHEALYRTVNVVSGLNADGIVLVNTSRDFDDVKNDLQLEYGTLAIVDALTIAVEEKTKVNTAMLGALYRICDFLDPESMRDVIRKTFTKKYPHLVEPNIRTFDRGYNEVQFKTYEVPAGAEGKAFTRTLPQLGYLTQEIGGVMVSQANSIFKDLSGSRQGFLPEFQQEKCIHCAACDNVCPDFCFVWEEGEDKRGRKQMFLKGIDYQYCKGCLKCVEACPTDALGDLRELLGYADENRVKQNFPYVAGGIQ from the coding sequence GTGTCTATTTTACCTAAAAAAAATGAATTGGGATTTTTTGAAATCCGTCTGGAATCAATTGGCGGGCTCGGAGCAAATTTAGCCGGAAAGATGTTGGCAGAAGCTGGTGTGTTAAGTCTCGGTTTAAAGGGTTCTAATTTTTCATCTTATGGGTCCGAGAAGAAAGGTTCTCCGGTAAAGAGTTTCATCCGATTTTGTGATCCAGAGGTAGAAATCAGAGATCATAGTCCAATCGAACAGCCACATATAGTTGGGGTTTTTCATGAAGCCTTATATAGAACAGTAAATGTTGTCAGCGGTTTAAACGCTGATGGGATTGTTTTAGTCAATACTTCAAGAGATTTTGATGATGTCAAAAATGATTTACAACTGGAGTACGGTACTCTTGCCATTGTTGATGCCTTAACCATTGCCGTTGAGGAAAAGACAAAAGTTAATACGGCAATGCTTGGAGCATTGTATCGAATTTGTGATTTTTTAGATCCGGAATCAATGAGAGATGTTATTCGCAAAACGTTTACAAAAAAATATCCTCATCTTGTTGAACCGAATATTCGTACGTTTGATCGCGGATACAATGAAGTTCAATTTAAAACATATGAAGTGCCAGCTGGTGCTGAAGGGAAAGCCTTTACACGTACGCTTCCACAGCTTGGCTATTTGACTCAGGAAATCGGTGGTGTAATGGTTTCTCAAGCGAATAGTATTTTTAAAGATTTAAGCGGTTCACGTCAGGGATTTCTTCCTGAGTTTCAACAGGAAAAATGTATTCATTGTGCAGCCTGCGATAATGTTTGTCCTGATTTTTGTTTTGTTTGGGAAGAGGGAGAAGATAAACGCGGCAGAAAGCAAATGTTCCTTAAAGGAATTGACTATCAATATTGTAAAGGCTGCTTAAAATGTGTGGAAGCATGCCCAACCGATGCACTTGGTGATTTACGTGAATTGCTGGGATATGCTGATGAAAACCGAGTGAAACAAAACTTTCCTTATGTTGCAGGAGGGATTCAATAA
- a CDS encoding alpha/beta-type small acid-soluble spore protein has product MANSSNKLLVPGIEQYLDQVKYEIAQEFGVQLGSDTVSRANGSVGGEITKRLVQQAQAQMSGQFTKE; this is encoded by the coding sequence ATGGCAAATAGCAGCAATAAATTATTAGTTCCTGGTATTGAGCAGTACTTAGATCAGGTAAAATACGAAATTGCACAAGAATTTGGCGTTCAATTAGGTTCAGATACAGTATCAAGAGCAAACGGATCTGTTGGCGGCGAAATTACGAAAAGACTTGTACAACAAGCTCAGGCACAAATGTCTGGCCAGTTTACGAAAGAATAA
- a CDS encoding B12-binding domain-containing radical SAM protein, whose amino-acid sequence MNVICSTLNAKFIHTNLAIRYLKAYAAPEFTVQMKEYTIKDPVLNIVSDLYQAKPTVIGFSCYIWNIEETLKVVNMLKKVDPSILIVLGGPEVTYDTAEWMEKSPEVDFIVVGEGEHTFKQLLKEIQTTKNYRNVYGIAYRENGKVMMTPQLNKLDLKELPSPYRFPEDISDLGKRVTYIETSRGCPFSCQFCLSSIEVGVRYFDREKIKSDIRYLMENGAKTIKFVDRTFNISRSYAMEMFRFLIDEHLPGTVFQFEITADIMRPEVIEFLNEEAPKGLFRFEIGVQSTNDYTNELVKRKQNFSKLTRTVTMVKEGGKIDQHLDLIAGLPEEDYSSFRKTFNDVFEMRPEELQLGFLKMLRGTGVRLQAANHQYVYMDHSPYEILSNNVLSFADIVRIKQVEDVLEKYWNDHRMDQTVEYLVTNVFASPFDFFQDFGSYWDERGWSRIGHQLEDLFRRLFSFLKDISVENLDVIAGLMKVDYLKSHKYKPRKPWWEANLDKNKRTKLYKQIIENPKLLGKEFLVLNLDEKDLFKHTMLEELSFDLGMYFTTGKLKRTPAYLLAYFDPANNRTQLFPFTEM is encoded by the coding sequence ATGAATGTTATTTGTTCTACTTTGAATGCAAAGTTTATACATACCAATCTTGCCATCCGTTATTTAAAAGCTTACGCCGCTCCGGAATTTACCGTTCAAATGAAAGAATATACAATCAAAGATCCCGTCCTTAACATTGTCTCAGATCTTTATCAGGCGAAACCTACAGTAATTGGTTTCAGCTGCTATATTTGGAATATTGAAGAAACACTAAAAGTGGTAAATATGCTGAAAAAAGTTGACCCCTCCATCCTGATTGTTTTAGGAGGGCCCGAGGTCACCTATGATACGGCTGAATGGATGGAAAAATCTCCAGAGGTTGATTTTATTGTTGTGGGCGAGGGGGAACACACCTTTAAGCAGTTGCTGAAGGAGATCCAAACGACAAAAAATTATCGGAATGTATACGGAATCGCTTATCGTGAAAATGGAAAAGTGATGATGACACCCCAATTAAATAAGTTGGATCTTAAAGAGCTTCCGTCCCCCTACCGTTTCCCAGAGGACATCTCTGACCTAGGAAAACGAGTTACCTATATCGAAACAAGCAGGGGTTGCCCTTTTAGCTGCCAGTTTTGCCTGTCTTCTATTGAAGTCGGGGTAAGATATTTTGACAGGGAAAAGATAAAATCCGATATTCGCTATTTAATGGAAAATGGCGCAAAAACGATTAAGTTTGTAGATCGGACCTTTAACATCAGTAGAAGCTATGCGATGGAAATGTTTCGTTTCCTCATCGATGAACATCTTCCCGGGACCGTTTTTCAATTTGAAATTACGGCTGATATTATGCGGCCAGAAGTCATTGAATTTTTAAATGAAGAGGCGCCAAAAGGGCTTTTCCGTTTTGAAATAGGCGTTCAATCAACAAATGACTATACAAATGAACTAGTTAAACGCAAACAAAACTTTTCAAAATTGACCAGAACAGTAACAATGGTAAAGGAAGGCGGCAAAATTGATCAGCATCTTGATTTGATTGCCGGACTGCCTGAAGAGGATTATTCGTCTTTCCGGAAGACTTTCAACGATGTGTTTGAGATGAGACCCGAAGAATTACAATTAGGATTTTTAAAAATGCTTCGTGGAACAGGAGTACGTCTGCAGGCCGCGAACCATCAATATGTATATATGGATCATTCTCCATATGAAATCCTAAGCAATAATGTCCTTTCATTTGCTGATATTGTAAGAATCAAACAAGTAGAGGATGTTTTAGAAAAATATTGGAACGATCACCGTATGGATCAAACGGTTGAATATTTAGTAACGAATGTGTTTGCTTCACCATTTGATTTCTTCCAAGACTTTGGTTCCTATTGGGATGAACGTGGTTGGTCAAGAATCGGCCACCAGCTAGAGGATTTATTCCGCCGATTATTTTCCTTTCTAAAAGATATTTCGGTTGAAAATCTTGATGTGATTGCAGGTCTTATGAAGGTTGATTATTTAAAAAGCCATAAATACAAACCTAGAAAGCCCTGGTGGGAAGCAAATCTGGATAAAAATAAACGAACGAAACTATATAAACAAATAATCGAAAATCCCAAGCTTTTAGGAAAAGAATTTCTTGTGCTAAATCTAGATGAAAAAGATTTATTTAAACATACAATGCTTGAAGAACTATCCTTTGATTTAGGCATGTATTTTACAACAGGGAAACTGAAGAGAACCCCGGCATATTTATTGGCCTATTTTGATCCGGCTAATAACCGGACTCAGTTGTTTCCGTTTACAGAAATGTAA
- a CDS encoding thiamine pyrophosphate-dependent enzyme codes for MAILEDKLTAQGTAEQISTFESGNEMAATAAAQINYHIMGYFPITPSTEVAQFLDQMKTRGEHDIKLIPADGEHGSAGICYGAAATGARVFNATSANGFLYMLEQMPVQSGTRFPMVMNLVTRAVSGPLDIRGDHSDLYYALNTGWVILTAKTPQAVYDMNIMALKIAEHSKVRLPVIVAYDGFFTSHQKRRVEYFKDRTVVQQFVGECPTDYNFVRDLSKPVTIGAHMSGDDFINNHFQQSEAMYNAGEVFKEVAAEYAKLSGREYPVLDLYKMEDAEVALFLLNSAAESAKDVVDQLREKGIKAGVISPNIIRPFPAKEIREALKNVKVLLVGERADSYGANGPNLTHEVKSALQDDKDNKTIVLSRVFGLGGKDFYASDAQAFFEMTIDTMEKGYAEKPFDYYGHIPGNPDKILKPVILPQHGDVFKSGLIDVKMDEVTNKLKVKIPPLRALTGKPKRIASGHGACPGCGIFAGLELFFKGIEGDIVTLFQTGCAYVTTTGYPSTSHKQTMMHNLFQNGAATLSGTLEAFMELKSRGEINVSDDATFVMITGDGGMDIGMGSAIGTALRGHKLIMLEYDNEGYMNTGSQMSYSTPMGHMTSTSGVGKAQRGKAFHHKDTAQIMAAANMPYVFTGSEAFPQDLVKKGAKAQWYAQNVGTVYGKILITCPLNWKSDDRFGTKIVEAAVDSCFFPLYEVEQGVTTITYNPEDKNKRIPLSDWLKYMGKTKHLLKDENKPILEEFEAEVEKRWQRLKAKHENPML; via the coding sequence ATGGCAATTTTAGAAGATAAATTAACAGCGCAAGGTACGGCTGAACAGATCTCTACCTTTGAATCAGGAAACGAAATGGCTGCAACGGCAGCAGCTCAAATTAACTATCATATAATGGGTTATTTTCCAATCACGCCTTCAACTGAAGTCGCGCAATTTTTAGATCAAATGAAAACCCGCGGTGAACATGATATCAAGTTAATTCCTGCTGACGGAGAACACGGTTCTGCAGGTATTTGTTATGGAGCAGCAGCAACGGGTGCCCGTGTATTTAATGCTACAAGTGCAAACGGATTCTTATATATGCTTGAACAGATGCCTGTACAATCAGGAACCCGTTTTCCAATGGTCATGAATTTGGTTACACGTGCTGTCAGCGGCCCGCTTGATATTCGCGGAGATCACTCTGATCTATATTACGCATTGAATACTGGCTGGGTTATATTAACGGCAAAAACACCGCAAGCGGTTTATGATATGAACATCATGGCTTTAAAGATTGCAGAACATTCAAAGGTGCGTTTACCAGTAATTGTAGCCTATGATGGTTTCTTTACTTCACACCAAAAGCGAAGAGTAGAATACTTTAAGGATCGTACTGTCGTCCAGCAATTTGTTGGTGAATGTCCTACAGATTATAACTTTGTCAGGGATTTGAGCAAACCTGTTACCATCGGGGCACATATGAGCGGTGATGATTTTATCAATAACCACTTCCAACAATCAGAAGCAATGTATAATGCTGGTGAGGTTTTTAAAGAGGTTGCTGCTGAATATGCGAAACTTTCTGGCAGAGAATATCCTGTTCTAGATTTATATAAAATGGAAGATGCAGAAGTGGCTTTGTTTTTATTAAATTCTGCCGCTGAATCTGCAAAGGATGTGGTCGATCAACTGCGTGAAAAGGGAATTAAAGCCGGGGTCATCAGCCCAAATATTATTCGTCCATTCCCAGCAAAAGAAATTCGTGAAGCACTTAAGAATGTAAAGGTATTATTAGTCGGTGAGCGTGCTGATTCTTATGGGGCAAATGGGCCGAACTTAACACATGAAGTGAAATCAGCCCTTCAAGATGATAAGGATAATAAGACAATCGTGTTAAGCCGTGTTTTCGGTCTTGGCGGAAAGGATTTCTATGCAAGTGATGCACAGGCCTTTTTTGAAATGACGATTGATACAATGGAGAAGGGATATGCGGAAAAGCCTTTTGATTATTATGGCCATATTCCCGGTAACCCGGATAAGATTCTAAAGCCGGTCATTTTACCACAGCATGGCGATGTATTTAAATCAGGATTAATTGATGTCAAGATGGATGAAGTTACCAATAAATTAAAAGTGAAAATCCCGCCGCTCCGCGCTCTTACTGGAAAACCAAAACGGATTGCATCAGGACACGGGGCCTGTCCGGGCTGTGGAATCTTTGCAGGCTTAGAGTTATTCTTCAAAGGAATTGAGGGGGATATTGTTACCCTGTTTCAAACAGGCTGTGCCTATGTCACAACAACGGGTTACCCAAGCACCTCTCACAAGCAAACGATGATGCATAACTTGTTCCAAAATGGCGCTGCAACTTTATCAGGAACATTGGAAGCATTCATGGAATTAAAAAGCCGCGGTGAAATTAATGTTTCTGACGATGCGACATTTGTCATGATCACTGGTGATGGCGGTATGGACATTGGAATGGGCTCTGCGATTGGAACAGCGCTTCGTGGCCATAAATTGATTATGCTTGAATATGATAACGAAGGATATATGAATACAGGCTCTCAAATGTCGTATTCTACCCCAATGGGACATATGACTAGTACATCGGGTGTTGGAAAAGCACAGCGCGGAAAAGCATTCCATCATAAGGATACTGCGCAAATTATGGCTGCGGCAAATATGCCATATGTGTTCACTGGGTCCGAGGCATTCCCGCAAGACTTAGTGAAAAAAGGTGCAAAGGCACAGTGGTATGCGCAAAACGTTGGAACAGTTTACGGTAAAATCCTTATTACATGTCCGCTAAACTGGAAATCGGATGACCGGTTTGGTACGAAAATTGTCGAAGCTGCAGTAGATTCTTGCTTCTTCCCGCTC